Proteins found in one Methylobacterium sp. CB376 genomic segment:
- a CDS encoding FAD-linked oxidase C-terminal domain-containing protein, producing MTIAFPAPDPAILARRDAIIEGLRPLVAPEALVTSEDERRAFETDGLTAYRRMPLAVILPSSTAEVAAVMRYCHAEGVRVVPRGAGTSLAGGAIAQEDAVILGVAKMNQVLSLDYRNRTARVQAGITNLAISGAVAHEGFFYAPDPSSQLACTIAGNIAMNSGGAHCLKYGVTTNNLLGVTLVLVDGTVVEIGGEHLDGAGYDLLGLICGSEGQLGVVTEATVRILRAAEGARPALMGFGSVEAAGACTAAIIGAGIIPVAIEYMDREAITICEAFAKAGYPLDAEAMLIIEVEGSPEECDAMLARIVEIARPFNPTSLKVSQSEAESAAIWKGRKSAFGATGRISDYICMDGTIPTGQLAPVLERIGEITRHYGLRCANVFHAGDGNLHPLILFDINTPGEMEKAEKAGEDMLKLCVEVGGCLTGEHGVGIEKRDLMNVQYAPEDLAQQMRVRAVFDPAWLMNPAKVFPLEGRIAA from the coding sequence ATGACGATCGCCTTCCCGGCCCCCGATCCCGCCATCCTCGCCCGCCGCGACGCGATCATCGAGGGCCTGCGCCCGCTGGTGGCGCCCGAGGCCCTGGTGACGAGCGAGGACGAGCGGCGCGCCTTCGAGACCGACGGGCTCACCGCCTATCGGCGCATGCCGCTCGCGGTGATCCTGCCCTCCAGCACGGCGGAGGTCGCCGCGGTGATGCGCTACTGCCACGCCGAGGGCGTGCGCGTGGTGCCCCGCGGCGCCGGCACCTCGCTGGCGGGCGGCGCCATCGCCCAGGAGGACGCGGTGATCCTCGGCGTCGCCAAGATGAACCAGGTGCTCTCCCTCGACTACCGCAACCGGACCGCCCGGGTGCAGGCCGGCATCACCAACCTGGCGATCAGCGGCGCGGTCGCGCACGAGGGCTTCTTCTACGCCCCCGACCCGTCGAGCCAGCTCGCCTGCACCATCGCGGGCAACATCGCGATGAATTCGGGCGGGGCCCACTGCCTGAAATACGGCGTCACCACCAACAACCTGCTCGGCGTGACGCTGGTCCTGGTGGACGGCACCGTGGTGGAGATCGGCGGCGAGCACCTCGACGGCGCGGGCTACGACCTCTTGGGCCTGATCTGCGGCTCGGAGGGGCAGCTCGGCGTGGTCACCGAGGCGACGGTGCGGATCCTGCGCGCCGCCGAGGGCGCGCGGCCGGCCCTGATGGGCTTCGGCTCGGTCGAGGCGGCGGGCGCCTGCACGGCCGCGATCATCGGCGCCGGCATCATCCCGGTGGCGATCGAGTACATGGACCGGGAGGCGATCACCATCTGCGAGGCCTTCGCCAAGGCCGGCTACCCCCTGGACGCCGAGGCGATGCTGATCATCGAGGTCGAGGGCTCGCCCGAGGAATGCGACGCGATGCTGGCGCGCATCGTCGAGATCGCCAGACCCTTCAACCCGACGAGCCTGAAAGTCTCGCAATCCGAGGCCGAGAGCGCGGCGATCTGGAAGGGACGCAAATCCGCCTTCGGGGCGACCGGCCGGATCTCGGACTACATCTGCATGGACGGCACCATCCCGACCGGGCAGCTCGCGCCGGTGCTGGAGCGGATCGGCGAGATCACGCGGCATTACGGGCTGCGCTGCGCCAACGTCTTCCACGCGGGCGACGGCAACCTGCACCCGCTGATCCTGTTCGACATCAACACGCCCGGCGAGATGGAGAAGGCCGAGAAGGCCGGCGAGGACATGCTCAAGCTCTGCGTCGAGGTGGGCGGCTGCCTCACGGGCGAGCACGGCGTCGGCATCGAGAAGCGCGACCTGATGAACGTGCAGTACGCGCCCGAGGACCTCGCCCAGCAGATGCGGGTGCGGGCCGTGTTCGACCCGGCCTGGTTGATGAACCCCGCCAAGGTGTTTCCGCTGGAGGGGCGCATCGCCGCCTGA
- a CDS encoding ATP-binding protein: protein MLPRRAPPLWIYIVGLNLTLLVPALAVTAVLLHRWVVAEQARLENATAARNAQALEKVDRFLASQIAMLQALATSPALEAGDLARFNRQATALYALQGTNIILRDRTGQELVNTHVPFGTALPSILRDVDAAIVATGAPAVSDFLIGAVSREPVVRVSVPVTREQGVAYILSASIPAGQIGALIREAGVAPPYSGSVSDRRGIIIGRSAATESAAGKPLPGFGEIAGERGSWSGRNIVGELVFGTYQRSALSGWTFTVGIERQALQAPLTASLRVLVPVMVGLGLLAAAMSVLVGRRILRANDVLLAGARALARGEVIAPASTRVGEADQIGVALASASLQLRMQADALQAINRDLERRVAVRTRELAGKEALLTMTLDAMDQGLVMVDGAGIVAVTNRRAADLLGLDPAFLASRPSCEAMREALQARGEFAALDPAIRDGLRDRDLDRIGARYERVRPNGQVLEVANTATADGGILRIYTDVTARKAVETALAEAHRLAQQARRAAEAASAAKTDFLATMSHEIRTPLTAVLGYADLLMARSDLEAEQARLVGRIVTAGEALRTIVDDVLDFSRIEAGRVDLAPRPFSLADLIEEALALVRPEADRKGLPIAVAIEPGLPPRLVGDVDRLRQILLNLLNNAVKFTPAGSIGLAVARDPTGPAEGRGLLISVRDTGIGIPADKHARLFERFSQVDGSIQRQYGGTGLGLAISRRLVEAMHGRIGVESREGEGSTFWFRLALPAAEPEADPRGGGPAERPRVGPGRILLADDVAINQEIVRRVLEARGHVVEAVDDGAAAIRAVQEGRYDLVLMDVQMPGTDGLTATRRIRQLPGDRGRVPILALTANVLPAQVAAFRAAGMDDHIGKPFRRDDFVATVERWLSGPLRAPRRAAG from the coding sequence ATGCTGCCGCGCCGCGCACCGCCCCTCTGGATTTACATCGTCGGTCTGAACCTGACTTTACTGGTGCCGGCGCTGGCGGTGACGGCCGTTCTGCTGCACCGGTGGGTCGTGGCGGAGCAGGCGCGCCTGGAGAACGCCACCGCCGCCCGCAACGCGCAGGCGCTGGAGAAGGTCGACCGGTTCCTCGCCTCGCAGATCGCGATGTTGCAGGCACTGGCGACCTCCCCGGCCCTGGAGGCCGGTGACCTCGCGCGGTTCAACCGGCAGGCCACCGCCCTCTACGCGCTGCAGGGCACGAACATCATCCTGCGGGACCGGACCGGGCAGGAGCTCGTCAACACCCACGTCCCCTTCGGCACCGCGCTTCCGAGCATCCTGCGCGACGTCGACGCCGCAATCGTGGCGACGGGGGCGCCGGCGGTGTCGGACTTCCTGATCGGCGCCGTGTCGCGGGAGCCGGTGGTGCGCGTGAGCGTGCCGGTGACGCGGGAGCAGGGCGTCGCCTACATCCTCAGCGCGAGCATCCCGGCCGGGCAGATCGGCGCGCTGATCCGCGAGGCCGGCGTCGCCCCGCCCTATTCGGGCTCGGTGAGCGACCGCCGCGGCATCATCATCGGGCGCTCGGCCGCGACCGAGTCCGCGGCCGGCAAGCCCCTGCCGGGCTTCGGCGAGATCGCGGGCGAGCGCGGCAGCTGGAGCGGCCGGAACATCGTCGGCGAGCTGGTCTTCGGGACGTACCAGCGCTCGGCCCTGTCGGGCTGGACCTTCACGGTCGGGATCGAGCGGCAGGCCCTGCAGGCGCCGCTGACCGCGTCGCTGCGGGTGCTGGTGCCGGTCATGGTCGGCCTCGGCCTCCTGGCCGCGGCGATGTCGGTCCTGGTCGGGCGCCGGATCCTGCGCGCCAACGACGTCCTGCTCGCGGGGGCCCGTGCCCTGGCGCGGGGCGAGGTGATCGCCCCGGCCTCGACCAGGGTGGGCGAGGCCGACCAGATCGGCGTCGCCCTCGCCTCCGCCTCCCTGCAGCTGCGGATGCAGGCGGACGCCCTCCAGGCGATCAACCGGGACCTGGAGCGCCGCGTCGCCGTCCGCACGCGCGAGCTTGCCGGCAAGGAGGCGCTGCTGACCATGACCCTGGACGCGATGGACCAGGGGCTCGTCATGGTGGACGGGGCCGGCATCGTCGCGGTGACGAACCGGCGCGCCGCCGACCTCCTCGGCCTCGACCCCGCCTTCCTGGCCTCGCGGCCGAGCTGCGAGGCGATGCGCGAGGCGCTGCAGGCCAGGGGCGAGTTCGCCGCCCTCGACCCGGCGATCCGGGACGGGCTCCGGGACCGGGACCTCGACCGGATCGGCGCCCGCTACGAGCGCGTGCGGCCGAACGGCCAGGTGCTCGAGGTCGCCAACACGGCCACGGCGGATGGCGGGATCCTGCGCATCTACACCGACGTGACCGCCCGCAAGGCGGTCGAGACGGCGCTCGCCGAGGCGCACCGGCTCGCCCAGCAGGCCCGCCGCGCCGCCGAGGCCGCGAGCGCCGCCAAGACCGACTTCCTGGCGACCATGAGCCACGAGATCCGCACGCCCCTGACCGCGGTGCTGGGCTACGCGGATCTGCTGATGGCGCGCAGCGACCTCGAGGCCGAGCAGGCGCGGCTGGTCGGCCGGATCGTGACCGCCGGCGAGGCGCTGCGGACGATCGTGGACGACGTCCTCGACTTCTCCCGGATCGAGGCGGGCCGCGTCGACCTCGCCCCGCGGCCCTTCTCCCTCGCCGACCTGATCGAGGAGGCGCTGGCCCTGGTCCGCCCCGAGGCGGACCGCAAGGGCCTGCCGATCGCCGTCGCGATCGAGCCCGGCCTGCCGCCGCGCCTCGTCGGCGACGTCGACCGGCTGCGGCAGATCCTGCTCAACCTCCTCAACAATGCGGTGAAGTTCACGCCGGCCGGCAGCATCGGGCTCGCGGTGGCGCGGGACCCGACCGGCCCTGCCGAGGGGCGCGGGCTGCTGATCTCCGTCCGCGACACCGGGATCGGCATCCCGGCGGACAAGCACGCGCGCCTGTTCGAGCGCTTCAGCCAGGTGGACGGCTCGATCCAGCGGCAATACGGCGGGACCGGGCTGGGGCTGGCGATCAGCCGCCGCCTCGTCGAGGCGATGCACGGGCGCATCGGCGTCGAGAGCCGCGAGGGCGAGGGCTCGACCTTCTGGTTCCGCCTCGCCCTGCCGGCCGCCGAGCCGGAAGCGGATCCGCGCGGCGGCGGTCCGGCGGAGCGGCCGCGGGTCGGGCCGGGGCGCATCCTCCTGGCCGACGACGTCGCCATCAACCAGGAGATCGTCCGCCGGGTGCTGGAGGCCCGCGGGCACGTCGTCGAGGCCGTCGACGACGGGGCGGCGGCGATCCGGGCCGTGCAGGAGGGCCGCTACGACCTCGTCCTGATGGACGTGCAGATGCCGGGGACGGACGGGCTCACGGCGACCCGCCGGATCCGGCAGCTGCCGGGCGACCGGGGCCGCGTGCCGATCCTGGCGCTCACCGCGAACGTGCTGCCCGCCCAGGTCGCGGCGTTCCGCGCCGCCGGCATGGACGACCACATCGGCAAGCCGTTCCGCCGCGACGACTTCGTCGCGACGGTGGAGCGCTGGCTCTCCGGGCCGCTGCGGGCGCCGCGCCGGGCGGCCGGTTGA
- a CDS encoding flavin monoamine oxidase family protein yields the protein MPLSRRSLLAGAAALALPRRARAAEDAEVAVIGAGAAGLAAAAAVTRAGHSVAVLEARARIGGRAFTDGSLGPDRAFDAGGQYIHWAERNPWKAVALADGVRLTTDEAGPWPSLIIDGAPATDETRRRRRAGFVQLTALLDRDHPGEDRSIGEAARAVDPALGQAAAGLTRLSLGEEPDRVSLHDYDQLWAGEDLWVDGYGALVARHHAGLPVRTGCPVRRVDWSGPGVALDTPAGRLRAAVAIVTVPVGVLAAGALRFTPELPADLAAAIDGLRMGAYTKVALALDPARAGDPRDAVILRSARGDAPDLTAYLEMRPFGRPLAVLHLGGDAARLLCEAGEAAAVAAATDAFASVFGATARASVTAGRLAAWWTDPFARGSYSLARPGRAGARAALRRPVGERLFFAGEAASGGGAMTVGGATLDGERAAAAALAALGH from the coding sequence ATGCCGCTCTCCCGCCGCTCCCTCCTCGCCGGCGCGGCCGCCCTGGCCCTGCCGCGCCGCGCCCGCGCCGCCGAGGATGCCGAGGTCGCGGTGATCGGGGCCGGGGCGGCCGGGCTCGCGGCCGCCGCCGCGGTCACGCGGGCGGGGCACAGCGTCGCGGTGCTGGAGGCGCGGGCCAGGATCGGCGGGCGCGCCTTCACGGATGGCAGCCTGGGCCCGGACCGGGCCTTCGACGCCGGCGGGCAGTACATCCACTGGGCCGAGCGCAATCCCTGGAAGGCGGTCGCGCTCGCGGACGGCGTGCGGCTCACCACGGACGAGGCGGGTCCCTGGCCGAGCCTGATCATCGACGGCGCGCCGGCGACCGACGAGACCCGCCGCCGCCGGCGCGCGGGCTTCGTGCAGCTCACCGCCCTGCTCGACCGGGACCATCCCGGCGAGGACCGCTCGATCGGCGAGGCGGCCCGGGCCGTCGACCCGGCCCTCGGGCAGGCGGCGGCCGGGCTGACGCGGCTCTCGCTCGGGGAGGAGCCCGACCGGGTCTCCCTGCACGATTACGACCAGCTCTGGGCCGGCGAGGATCTCTGGGTCGACGGCTACGGGGCCCTCGTCGCCCGCCACCACGCGGGCCTGCCGGTCCGCACCGGCTGCCCCGTGCGGCGGGTGGATTGGAGCGGCCCGGGCGTCGCCCTCGACACGCCGGCGGGCCGGCTGCGCGCGGCCGTGGCGATCGTCACCGTGCCGGTCGGCGTGCTGGCGGCCGGGGCGCTTCGCTTCACCCCCGAGCTTCCCGCCGATCTCGCCGCGGCGATCGACGGCCTGCGCATGGGCGCCTACACCAAGGTCGCCCTCGCCCTCGATCCGGCGCGGGCCGGGGACCCGCGCGACGCGGTGATCCTGCGTTCGGCGCGGGGCGACGCGCCCGACCTCACGGCCTATCTGGAGATGCGCCCCTTCGGCCGCCCGCTGGCGGTGCTGCACCTGGGGGGCGACGCCGCCCGCCTGCTCTGCGAGGCCGGCGAGGCGGCCGCGGTGGCGGCGGCCACGGACGCGTTCGCCAGCGTGTTCGGCGCGACCGCGCGGGCGAGCGTGACCGCCGGGCGCCTCGCCGCGTGGTGGACCGACCCCTTCGCGCGCGGCAGCTACTCGCTCGCCCGGCCGGGCCGGGCCGGTGCCCGGGCGGCCCTGCGACGGCCGGTCGGCGAGCGCCTGTTCTTCGCCGGGGAGGCCGCTTCGGGCGGCGGCGCGATGACGGTGGGGGGCGCGACCTTGGACGGCGAGCGGGCGGCCGCGGCGGCGCTGGCGGCGCTCGGCCACTGA
- the scpA gene encoding methylmalonyl-CoA mutase — protein sequence MTRIPDFSDIAFSAPGEVAPAAAPGEPWMTPEGIPVKGRYGPEDRRGLDFLDTYPGVAPFLRGPYPTMYVTQPWTIRQYAGFSTAEDSNAFYRRNLAAGQKGLSVAFDLATHRGYDSDHPRVSGDVGMAGVAIDSIYDMRTLFAGIPLDQMTVSMTMNGAVLPIMALYIVAAEEQGVPPGKLAGTIQNDILKEFMVRNTYIYPPAGSMRIISDIFAYTSAHMPKFNSISISGYHMQEAGATQDLELGYTLADGVEYIRAGLAAGLTIDQFAPRLSFFWAIGMNFFMEVAKMRAARLLWAKLVKEFGPKSDKSLALRTHSQTSGWSLTAQDVFNNVTRTCVEAMAATQGGTQSLHTNALDEALALPTDFSARIARNTQLFLQQESGTTRIIDPWGGSYYVERLTRDLAGRAWEHIREVEGLGGMAKAIEAGIPKLRIEEAAARAQARIDSGQQTIVGVNKFKPDGDRPLELLRVDNGNVRAMQIDKLKRLRAERDEAAVAATLDALTRAASGKENLLALAVQAARTKATVGEISAALERAWGRHQAEIRSISGVYKREMGGMSGAVERVRKLVEAFEEADGRRPRILVAKMGQDGHDRGQKVIASAFADLGFDVDIGPLFATPEEAARQAVENDVHIVGVSSLAAGHLTLVPELKAALVAAGRPDVMIVVGGVIPPGDFEALRKAGASAIFPPGTVIAEAAATLIAELNQRLGYAAREAAE from the coding sequence ATGACCCGCATCCCGGATTTCTCGGACATCGCCTTCTCGGCGCCGGGCGAGGTCGCGCCGGCGGCGGCCCCGGGTGAGCCCTGGATGACGCCCGAGGGCATCCCGGTGAAGGGCCGCTACGGCCCGGAGGATCGTCGGGGCCTCGACTTCCTCGACACGTATCCGGGCGTCGCGCCCTTCCTTCGCGGCCCCTACCCGACCATGTACGTCACCCAGCCCTGGACGATCCGGCAATATGCCGGCTTCTCCACGGCCGAGGACTCGAATGCCTTCTACCGGCGCAACCTCGCGGCGGGCCAGAAGGGGCTCTCGGTCGCCTTCGACCTCGCCACCCACCGCGGCTACGATTCCGACCATCCCCGCGTCTCGGGCGACGTCGGCATGGCCGGGGTCGCGATCGATTCCATCTACGACATGCGCACCCTGTTCGCGGGCATCCCCCTCGACCAGATGACCGTGTCGATGACCATGAACGGCGCCGTGCTGCCGATCATGGCGCTCTACATCGTCGCCGCCGAGGAGCAGGGCGTGCCTCCGGGCAAGCTCGCCGGCACCATCCAGAACGACATCCTCAAGGAGTTCATGGTCCGCAACACCTACATCTACCCGCCGGCCGGCTCGATGCGGATCATCTCGGACATCTTCGCCTACACCTCGGCCCACATGCCGAAGTTCAACTCGATCTCGATCTCCGGCTACCACATGCAGGAGGCGGGGGCGACGCAGGACCTCGAACTCGGCTACACGCTGGCGGACGGGGTCGAGTACATCCGGGCGGGCCTCGCCGCCGGCCTCACCATCGACCAGTTCGCGCCGCGCCTGTCCTTCTTCTGGGCGATCGGCATGAACTTCTTCATGGAGGTCGCCAAGATGCGGGCCGCGCGCCTGCTCTGGGCCAAGCTCGTGAAGGAGTTCGGGCCGAAATCGGACAAGTCCCTGGCCCTGCGCACCCACTCGCAGACGAGCGGCTGGTCGCTCACCGCGCAGGACGTGTTCAACAACGTCACCCGCACCTGCGTCGAGGCGATGGCGGCGACGCAGGGCGGCACGCAGTCGCTGCACACCAACGCCCTCGACGAGGCGCTGGCGCTGCCGACCGACTTCTCGGCCCGGATCGCGCGCAACACTCAGCTCTTCCTGCAGCAGGAGAGCGGCACCACCCGGATCATCGATCCCTGGGGCGGCTCCTACTACGTCGAGCGCCTGACCCGCGACCTCGCGGGGCGCGCCTGGGAGCACATTCGGGAGGTCGAGGGCCTGGGCGGCATGGCCAAGGCGATCGAGGCCGGCATCCCGAAGCTGCGCATCGAGGAGGCCGCGGCCCGCGCCCAGGCCCGGATCGATTCCGGCCAGCAGACCATCGTGGGCGTCAACAAGTTCAAGCCGGACGGCGACCGGCCGCTCGAGCTCCTGCGCGTCGACAACGGCAACGTCCGGGCGATGCAGATCGACAAGCTCAAGCGGCTGCGCGCCGAGCGGGACGAGGCGGCGGTGGCGGCGACGCTCGACGCGCTGACCCGGGCCGCCTCGGGCAAGGAGAACCTGCTGGCGCTCGCCGTGCAGGCGGCGCGGACCAAGGCGACGGTCGGGGAGATCTCGGCGGCGCTGGAGCGGGCCTGGGGCCGGCACCAGGCCGAGATCCGCTCGATCTCGGGCGTCTACAAGCGGGAGATGGGGGGCATGTCGGGGGCGGTCGAGCGGGTGCGCAAGCTGGTCGAGGCCTTCGAGGAGGCGGATGGGCGCCGCCCCCGCATCCTCGTCGCCAAGATGGGCCAGGACGGGCACGACCGGGGCCAGAAGGTGATCGCCTCGGCCTTCGCAGATCTCGGCTTCGACGTCGATATCGGGCCGCTCTTCGCCACGCCCGAGGAGGCGGCGCGGCAGGCGGTGGAGAACGACGTGCACATCGTGGGCGTCTCGTCGCTGGCGGCCGGCCACCTCACGCTCGTCCCCGAGCTGAAGGCGGCGCTGGTCGCGGCCGGCCGGCCCGACGTGATGATCGTGGTCGGCGGCGTGATCCCGCCGGGGGATTTCGAGGCGCTGCGCAAGGCCGGCGCCTCGGCGATCTTCCCGCCCGGCACCGTCATCGCGGAAGCCGCCGCGACCCTGATCGCCGAACTCAACCAGCGCCTCGGCTACGCCGCCCGGGAGGCGGCCGAGTAG
- a CDS encoding class I SAM-dependent methyltransferase: protein MPASWRDFWNRDTPIYVNDRHRSRHYAGLAEDLVGLVPGPRATLLDYGSGEALSADRVARACARLYLCDAAPRVRSGLSRRFGAEPRIVVLAPEDLPALPDRGLDLIVAHSVAQYLTAEEFAGLLRLWHAKLRPGGLLIVADVIPPDLGPLADALALLGFGWREGFLAAALAGLLRTALSDYPSLRRRLGLTRYARDEMLARLREAGFDAEPRANLGHNRRRLAFAARRPAARAPA, encoded by the coding sequence ATGCCGGCCTCCTGGCGCGACTTCTGGAACCGCGACACTCCGATCTACGTCAACGATCGGCACCGGTCGCGGCACTACGCGGGTCTCGCCGAGGATCTCGTCGGGCTCGTGCCCGGTCCGCGGGCGACCCTGCTCGATTACGGCAGCGGCGAGGCCCTCTCGGCCGATCGGGTCGCCCGCGCCTGCGCCCGGCTCTACCTCTGCGACGCGGCCCCCCGGGTACGCTCCGGGCTCTCCCGCCGCTTCGGGGCGGAGCCCCGCATCGTGGTCCTGGCGCCGGAGGACCTCCCCGCCCTGCCCGATCGCGGCCTCGACCTGATCGTCGCCCATTCGGTGGCGCAGTACCTGACCGCGGAGGAGTTCGCGGGGCTGCTGCGGCTCTGGCACGCCAAGCTGAGGCCCGGCGGCCTGCTGATCGTGGCCGACGTCATCCCGCCCGACCTCGGCCCGCTGGCGGATGCCCTCGCGCTCCTCGGCTTCGGCTGGCGCGAGGGATTCCTCGCGGCGGCCCTCGCCGGGCTCCTGCGCACCGCCCTGTCGGATTACCCGTCCCTGCGCCGCCGCCTCGGCCTCACCCGCTACGCCCGGGACGAGATGCTGGCGCGGCTGCGGGAGGCGGGGTTCGACGCCGAGCCCCGCGCCAATCTCGGACATAACCGGCGCCGCCTCGCCTTCGCGGCCCGCCGCCCTGCGGCGCGGGCGCCCGCTTGA
- a CDS encoding c-type cytochrome produces MRQFILGAALALLAPLTAQAQDAAAGEKLFSQCKACHAFGKNGVGPDLKGVVGRKAGTHEGYSYSAALKDSGLTWDEATLHKWLANPKGLVSGTKMIYAGLKEDKKIDDLVAYLKTQQ; encoded by the coding sequence ATGCGTCAGTTCATCCTCGGTGCCGCCCTCGCGCTGCTCGCCCCCCTGACGGCGCAGGCGCAGGACGCCGCCGCCGGCGAGAAGCTGTTCTCGCAGTGCAAGGCCTGCCACGCTTTCGGCAAGAACGGCGTCGGCCCCGACCTGAAGGGCGTCGTCGGGCGCAAGGCCGGCACCCACGAGGGCTACAGCTACTCCGCCGCGCTCAAGGATTCGGGCCTGACCTGGGACGAGGCCACCCTGCACAAGTGGCTCGCCAACCCGAAGGGCCTGGTCTCCGGCACCAAGATGATCTACGCCGGACTCAAGGAAGACAAGAAGATCGACGACCTCGTCGCCTACTTGAAGACCCAGCAGTAA
- a CDS encoding S1C family serine protease has product MPDRFVRIALGAALGLLALFVAQPYLTALLFSVEQPRAVTPRGDLAPAEAATVALFERAAPSVVYVFARRAPSVQDLMRQGMDGTEQGGQGSEQTGTGFVWDAGGHVVTNNHVIQGGSEISVRLSSGEIVPATLVGAAPNYDLAVLRLGRVSAMPPPIAIGSSADLKVGQFVYAIGNPFGLDHTLTSGVISALQRRLPTQEGRELSGVIQTDAAINPGNSGGPLLDSAGRVIGVNTAIFSPSGASAGIGFAVPIDVVNRVVPDLIRTGRAPSPGIGIVAAQEEAAARLGIDGVAVVRVLRGSPAAAAGLRGVDPATGELGDIIVGVNNRPVHRLADLTAAIQEAGVGRTLELTILRDGRPRTLQITTADMGQRVP; this is encoded by the coding sequence GTGCCGGATCGTTTCGTGCGGATCGCCCTCGGCGCCGCGCTGGGGCTGCTCGCCCTGTTCGTGGCGCAGCCCTACCTGACCGCCCTGCTGTTCTCGGTGGAGCAGCCGCGGGCCGTCACCCCGCGCGGCGACCTCGCCCCCGCCGAGGCCGCCACCGTGGCGCTGTTCGAGCGCGCCGCCCCCTCGGTCGTCTACGTCTTCGCGCGCCGCGCCCCCAGCGTGCAGGACCTGATGCGCCAGGGCATGGACGGCACCGAGCAGGGCGGGCAGGGGAGCGAGCAGACCGGGACCGGCTTCGTCTGGGACGCGGGCGGCCACGTGGTCACCAACAACCACGTCATCCAGGGCGGCTCGGAGATCTCGGTGCGGCTGTCGAGCGGCGAGATCGTGCCGGCGACCCTGGTCGGCGCGGCGCCCAACTACGACCTCGCGGTGCTGCGCCTCGGGCGGGTGAGCGCCATGCCGCCGCCCATCGCCATCGGCAGCTCCGCCGACCTCAAGGTCGGGCAGTTCGTCTACGCGATCGGCAACCCGTTCGGGCTCGACCACACCCTGACCTCGGGGGTGATCAGCGCCCTGCAGCGGCGCCTGCCGACCCAGGAGGGGCGGGAGCTCTCGGGCGTGATCCAGACCGACGCGGCGATCAACCCGGGCAATTCCGGCGGGCCGCTCCTCGACTCGGCCGGGCGGGTGATCGGGGTCAACACGGCCATCTTCTCGCCCTCGGGCGCGAGCGCCGGCATCGGCTTCGCGGTGCCGATCGACGTCGTCAACCGCGTGGTGCCGGACCTGATCCGCACGGGCCGCGCGCCGAGCCCGGGGATCGGCATCGTGGCGGCGCAGGAGGAGGCGGCCGCCCGGCTCGGCATCGACGGGGTCGCGGTGGTGCGCGTGCTGCGCGGATCGCCGGCCGCCGCCGCCGGCCTGCGCGGCGTCGACCCGGCCACGGGCGAACTGGGCGACATCATCGTCGGGGTCAACAACCGCCCGGTCCACCGCCTGGCCGACCTCACGGCGGCGATCCAGGAGGCGGGCGTCGGCCGGACCCTGGAACTGACCATCCTGCGCGACGGGCGGCCGCGCACGCTCCAGATCACCACGGCCGATATGGGGCAGCGCGTCCCTTGA
- a CDS encoding pyridoxamine 5'-phosphate oxidase family protein: MTETSREAIRRHYGEPSPRAVNKQLARLDAHARAFIALSPFLVIASADAAGRGDATPRGDAPGFVAAPDDATLVIPDRPGNRRVDTMQNVAENPQVGLLFLVPGIDEMLRVNGRARLTTDPALLAPLAVAGRAPVAGLIVAVEEVFFHCGKAAMRAQLWAPEARVERARFPTLGRILADQIAGEDAAEAERAIEESYRTRLY, translated from the coding sequence ATGACCGAGACCAGCCGCGAGGCGATCCGCCGCCATTACGGGGAGCCGAGCCCGCGGGCCGTGAACAAGCAGCTCGCGCGCCTCGACGCCCACGCGCGCGCCTTCATCGCGCTCTCGCCCTTCCTGGTGATCGCCTCCGCGGACGCGGCGGGGCGGGGCGACGCCACCCCGCGCGGCGACGCGCCCGGCTTCGTCGCAGCGCCGGACGACGCCACGCTGGTGATCCCGGACCGGCCCGGCAACCGGCGGGTCGACACGATGCAGAACGTCGCGGAGAACCCGCAGGTCGGGTTGCTCTTCCTGGTGCCGGGCATCGACGAGATGCTGCGCGTGAACGGCCGCGCCCGCCTCACCACCGACCCCGCCCTGCTCGCGCCGCTGGCGGTGGCCGGGCGCGCGCCGGTGGCGGGCCTGATCGTCGCGGTCGAGGAGGTATTCTTCCATTGCGGGAAGGCCGCGATGCGCGCGCAACTCTGGGCGCCGGAGGCGCGGGTCGAGCGCGCGCGCTTCCCGACGCTCGGGCGCATCCTCGCGGACCAGATCGCTGGCGAGGACGCGGCCGAAGCGGAGCGGGCCATCGAGGAGAGCTACCGCACCCGGCTCTACTGA